A single window of Xylocopilactobacillus apicola DNA harbors:
- a CDS encoding GMP reductase: MIPTEVFDYEDIQLVPNKCIIESRSEADTTVEFGPRTFKIPVVPANMETVLNESLAVWLAENGYFYIMHRFKPEKRHDFIKKMHEKNLFASISVGVKENEHDFIDELSNSKDVPEYVTIDIAHGHSDSVIRMIKHLKKSLPDSFVIAGNVGTPEAVRELENEGADATKVGIGPGKACITKLKTGFGTGGWQLAAVRLCSKAAQKPIIADGGIRYNGDIAKSIRFGAAMVMVGSLLAGHDESPGDKIMIDGKTYKQYWGSASEKQKGAYRNVEGKQMLVPYRGAIADTLQEIRQDLQSSISYAGGRKLNDIRYVDYVVVKNSVMNGDNY; this comes from the coding sequence ATGATTCCCACTGAAGTATTCGATTATGAAGATATTCAACTTGTCCCTAATAAATGTATAATTGAAAGCCGGAGTGAAGCTGATACTACTGTTGAGTTTGGACCACGAACTTTTAAAATTCCGGTAGTTCCCGCAAACATGGAGACGGTCCTTAATGAGTCACTTGCAGTTTGGCTGGCTGAAAATGGATATTTTTACATTATGCATCGTTTTAAGCCGGAGAAGCGCCACGATTTTATTAAGAAAATGCACGAAAAAAATCTTTTTGCTTCAATTAGTGTGGGCGTTAAAGAAAATGAACACGATTTTATTGATGAGCTATCAAATTCTAAAGATGTGCCAGAGTACGTCACCATTGATATTGCTCACGGTCATTCTGATTCTGTAATTAGAATGATTAAGCACTTAAAAAAGTCATTACCAGATAGTTTCGTTATTGCAGGCAACGTTGGAACTCCAGAAGCAGTAAGGGAATTAGAAAATGAAGGAGCTGATGCAACTAAAGTTGGGATTGGACCTGGTAAAGCTTGCATCACTAAGCTAAAAACTGGTTTTGGCACAGGGGGCTGGCAGCTAGCGGCAGTTCGTTTGTGCTCAAAGGCTGCCCAGAAGCCGATTATTGCTGATGGTGGGATTCGATACAACGGAGATATTGCCAAGTCAATTCGCTTTGGAGCAGCAATGGTGATGGTTGGTTCGCTGTTAGCTGGTCACGATGAATCGCCTGGAGATAAAATCATGATTGATGGCAAAACTTACAAGCAGTATTGGGGTTCGGCCTCCGAAAAGCAAAAAGGTGCCTATCGCAACGTTGAAGGTAAGCAGATGTTGGTTCCTTATCGCGGTGCTATTGCTGATACACTGCAAGAGATTAGGCAGGATTTACAGTCATCGATTTCTTATGCTGGTGGACGCAAATTAAATGATATTCGCTATGTTGATTACGTGGTGGTCAAGAATTCGGTAATGAACGGGGATAACTATTAA
- a CDS encoding adenylosuccinate synthase: MSSIAVVGSQWGDEGKGKITDFLSYDADVVARYQGGDNAGHTIVFEGDTYKLRLIPSGIFYSKKTSVIGNGVVLNPKSLVNELKYLHERGVSTDNLKISNRAHVILPYHILLDQLQEAAKENKIGTTNKGIGPAYMDKAERVGIRVADLLESDTFEGKLRQNLAEKNRLFTKMYDHEPLNFDDIFEEYYEYGQTLKTYVTDTSVVINDALDQNKHVLFEGAQGVMLDIDHGTYPFVTSSNPVAGGVTTGNGVGPSRINEVIGVCKAYTSRVGEGPFPTELNNEVGDFIREAGHEYGTVTKRPRRIGWFDSVVMRHAKRVSGITALSLNCLDVLTGLKTLKIATAYELNGETIYHYPASFKEIEHSHPIYEEFPGWDEDITEVKKFSDLPINAQNYVKRLIELVGVKLATFSVGPDREQTNVLIDPWNKA, translated from the coding sequence ATGTCATCAATTGCTGTTGTTGGAAGTCAGTGGGGAGACGAAGGTAAGGGTAAAATTACCGATTTTTTGAGTTACGATGCAGACGTAGTCGCCCGTTATCAAGGGGGAGATAATGCAGGTCATACGATTGTTTTTGAAGGGGATACCTATAAACTACGCCTGATTCCGTCAGGCATTTTTTATTCAAAAAAAACAAGCGTGATCGGCAACGGTGTGGTTTTGAACCCGAAATCCTTGGTAAATGAATTAAAATATCTGCATGAACGAGGCGTTTCGACTGATAATTTAAAAATTTCAAATCGGGCACATGTGATTTTGCCTTATCATATTTTGTTGGATCAACTACAAGAGGCAGCTAAAGAAAATAAAATTGGCACGACTAATAAAGGAATTGGACCGGCCTATATGGATAAAGCGGAGCGCGTTGGGATTCGTGTTGCTGATCTGTTAGAAAGCGATACCTTTGAAGGCAAGCTGCGCCAAAATTTAGCTGAGAAAAATCGTTTATTTACCAAAATGTATGATCACGAGCCTTTAAACTTTGATGATATATTTGAAGAATATTATGAATACGGTCAAACTTTAAAAACTTATGTGACTGATACTTCGGTTGTGATCAATGATGCCTTGGATCAAAACAAGCACGTATTGTTTGAAGGTGCGCAGGGAGTGATGCTTGATATTGATCACGGGACTTATCCGTTTGTAACTTCTTCCAATCCAGTCGCAGGTGGCGTCACAACTGGTAATGGAGTAGGACCAAGCCGTATCAATGAGGTAATTGGGGTCTGTAAAGCTTATACCTCTAGAGTAGGCGAAGGACCGTTTCCGACTGAATTGAATAATGAAGTGGGAGATTTTATTCGCGAAGCTGGGCATGAGTACGGGACTGTAACGAAGCGACCACGGCGCATTGGTTGGTTTGATAGTGTTGTGATGCGCCATGCTAAGCGGGTTTCGGGAATTACTGCGCTTTCTTTAAATTGCCTTGATGTTTTGACGGGCTTAAAGACGCTCAAAATTGCCACCGCTTATGAATTAAACGGTGAAACGATTTATCACTATCCAGCAAGTTTTAAAGAAATTGAACACAGTCATCCGATCTATGAAGAGTTTCCGGGTTGGGACGAAGATATAACAGAAGTTAAGAAATTTAGCGATCTTCCAATAAATGCTCAAAATTATGTTAAAAGGCTGATTGAGCTCGTGGGAGTCAAACTCGCAACTTTTTCGGTTGGTCCTGACCGTGAACAAACTAATGTATTAATTGATCCTTGGAATAAGGCGTAA
- the purB gene encoding adenylosuccinate lyase, giving the protein MLERYTRPEMAQVWSKHNQYKSWLAVEIAVDEAWAELGEIPAVDVEEIKKNAKFDEDRIAEIENITHHDVVAFTRNVSESLGPVSKWIHYGVTSTDVVDTAQGYRLKQANSLLRQDLNNLLAVIKEQALKYKDTVMIGRTHGVQAEPTTFGLKLARWYSETKRNLKRFETAASEVEAGKISGAVGTFANVPPFVEEFVCKQLGLHPAEISSQVLPRDLHADYLATLALIGTSLEEFATEIRSLQRSEIHEVEEFFQKGQKGSSAMPHKRNPIGCENICGLARILRGYVTPSYEDVILWHERDISHSSAERIMLPDATGLLDYMLQRFTKILANLTVFPKRMKENMNLTYGLIYSQRILLKLIDAGLTRERAYDLIQPLTARAWDEGLQFKPLVENNPTIKSTLTPTEIDEAFDYHYHLKHVDDIFKRVGLL; this is encoded by the coding sequence ATGCTTGAACGATATACCCGCCCTGAAATGGCGCAAGTTTGGTCAAAACACAATCAATACAAGTCATGGCTTGCAGTCGAAATTGCAGTCGATGAAGCTTGGGCAGAATTAGGAGAAATTCCGGCAGTCGACGTTGAAGAAATTAAAAAGAATGCTAAATTTGACGAAGATCGAATCGCCGAAATTGAAAATATTACTCATCACGACGTTGTTGCTTTTACCCGAAATGTTTCTGAATCGCTTGGACCGGTTAGTAAATGGATCCACTACGGCGTTACCAGCACTGACGTTGTAGACACAGCTCAAGGTTACCGGCTCAAACAAGCCAATTCGCTTTTGAGACAAGATCTGAATAATCTCTTAGCGGTGATTAAAGAACAAGCCCTGAAATACAAAGATACGGTCATGATTGGCCGCACTCATGGCGTTCAAGCCGAGCCAACAACTTTTGGGCTTAAACTAGCTCGTTGGTACTCAGAGACCAAACGCAACCTCAAACGATTTGAAACTGCCGCCTCTGAGGTTGAAGCAGGAAAAATTAGCGGAGCGGTTGGAACTTTTGCCAACGTCCCTCCTTTTGTCGAAGAATTCGTTTGTAAGCAATTAGGCCTTCACCCCGCCGAAATATCCAGCCAAGTCCTGCCGCGCGATTTACATGCTGATTATCTAGCTACTTTAGCTTTAATTGGTACCAGTCTTGAGGAATTTGCCACCGAAATTCGTTCCCTTCAACGTTCAGAAATCCATGAAGTTGAAGAATTTTTTCAAAAAGGACAAAAAGGATCGTCAGCAATGCCCCATAAGCGTAATCCGATCGGCTGCGAGAATATTTGTGGCCTTGCAAGAATTCTGCGCGGCTATGTGACTCCTTCTTATGAGGACGTCATCTTGTGGCACGAACGTGACATTTCTCATTCTTCGGCTGAACGAATTATGCTCCCGGATGCTACTGGTTTGTTGGATTACATGTTGCAACGTTTTACGAAAATCCTAGCTAACCTCACTGTTTTTCCTAAGCGCATGAAAGAAAATATGAACTTAACTTACGGTTTAATTTATAGTCAGCGCATCTTATTAAAATTAATTGATGCTGGATTAACTCGCGAAAGGGCTTATGATCTAATTCAGCCTTTAACTGCCCGTGCGTGGGACGAGGGTCTCCAATTTAAGCCCCTCGTAGAAAATAATCCAACTATCAAGTCAACTTTAACTCCCACTGAAATTGACGAAGCATTTGATTATCATTATCATCTCAAACATGTAGACGATATTTTTAAACGCGTTGGATTACTATGA
- a CDS encoding type 1 glutamine amidotransferase: protein MIINVLQHAPNEGPGSIQKWAQMHHYDFYVYHPAQFGILPEAKETDFLVILGSPMSPNDREPWIEKERTLIKELIAANKPIFGVCFGAQQIVKTLGYRVLKAPVKEVGWAPVNLMSNLIPGLPEQLNVLHWHEEMFEIPRAAKLLYSSEHVTNQGFILPSNIVGLQFHLEPLKENVNEIVVNDAAYLTGSVLNQNPKEVLENAIPAANQEAMFKILDFICKKKAKSN from the coding sequence ATGATTATAAATGTTTTACAACATGCCCCCAACGAAGGACCTGGTTCAATTCAAAAATGGGCTCAGATGCACCATTATGATTTCTATGTTTACCATCCGGCACAATTTGGCATTTTACCAGAAGCTAAGGAAACTGATTTTTTGGTAATTCTTGGCAGTCCGATGAGTCCAAACGATCGCGAACCTTGGATCGAAAAAGAGAGAACCTTAATTAAAGAGTTAATTGCAGCTAATAAACCGATTTTTGGTGTTTGCTTTGGGGCTCAACAGATTGTCAAAACTTTGGGGTATCGAGTTCTAAAGGCTCCAGTTAAAGAGGTCGGCTGGGCTCCTGTTAATTTAATGAGCAATTTAATCCCGGGACTTCCTGAACAATTAAATGTTTTGCATTGGCACGAAGAAATGTTTGAAATTCCAAGGGCAGCAAAACTCCTTTATTCAAGTGAACACGTCACAAATCAGGGATTTATTCTTCCGTCTAACATTGTTGGTCTTCAATTTCATCTTGAACCTCTTAAAGAAAATGTTAATGAAATCGTCGTCAATGATGCCGCGTACCTGACTGGATCGGTTTTAAATCAAAATCCTAAAGAAGTTTTAGAAAATGCGATACCCGCGGCTAATCAAGAAGCAATGTTCAAAATTCTTGACTTCATTTGCAAAAAAAAGGCAAAATCTAATTGA
- a CDS encoding PD-(D/E)XK nuclease family transposase, which translates to MQNNMKRQLSDRQFKSAFANPEKSNILINLIHDFLDLEIEEVEYLYPEELHKVQLYKSQVRVLAKLKDGSEVHVMVEMRRDNDFVRRSLRGITEELLSEALRARSDQPFYVIEIDYFKIFDDDSYLRYLVYTEQDQKEPKYLEKSSTEDNIFMKAAVLQVI; encoded by the coding sequence ATGCAAAATAATATGAAAAGACAATTAAGTGACAGGCAGTTCAAAAGTGCTTTTGCAAATCCTGAAAAAAGCAATATTTTAATAAACCTCATTCATGATTTCTTGGACTTAGAAATTGAAGAAGTTGAATATTTATATCCAGAGGAATTACATAAGGTTCAGCTTTATAAATCACAGGTGAGGGTTTTAGCAAAATTAAAAGATGGCTCTGAGGTTCACGTGATGGTTGAAATGCGACGGGATAACGATTTTGTTAGACGGTCACTTCGAGGCATAACTGAAGAATTACTTAGTGAGGCCTTGCGGGCAAGGTCTGATCAACCGTTTTATGTTATTGAAATTGACTATTTTAAAATTTTTGACGATGATAGTTACTTACGCTATCTTGTTTATACCGAGCAGGATCAAAAGGAACCGAAATATCTTGAAAAGTCTTCAACTGAAGATAATATTTTCATGAAAGCAGCTGTTTTACAAGTAATTTAA
- a CDS encoding endonuclease MutS2 translates to MNTKVLEILEFPKIKAAIAAFTVTEQGRSKVERLIPQKNRQIVEASIAQTTDAVNVLRLFGGFPIAEVADIMPIMARLRKHAIISGMELSQILLIFRISDNLRQFNETLDERAIELLFFKEKLAEVEIDEELYARLKRSVDEDGNILDRASGELMQIRKRIVSLQNEQKKRLDHIVHGPEAKYLSESLVTVRNGRQVIPVKAEHKAHFGGIVHDQSATGQTLFIEPQVVLNLNNELQLVIHQEKEEIQKILSEISTELLENIEAITDNARLIYDLDFAEAKAKYAKEINATLPLISTKQEIKLKLAFHPLIDLQKVVKNDFRLGGIHRQMVITGPNTGGKTITLKTVGLTQIMGQAGLYIPAAEESQIAIFSDILADIGDEQSIEQNLSTFSSHMKNIVNILQSSDQDSLLLFDEIGAGTDPEEGASIAISILNHLKTQGCCVLATTHYPELKLYAYNTPEVENASMEFSLESLSPTYHLLIGVPGHSNAFAISRRLGLSEDIVKNAEQLMDNDTVGINEMLDHLENDRKELAANNEAVKEEKERLAELKAQLALKNEELANNREHLIQQAKKEAESIVAQTERESQQIIESLRNQKNGEPVKDNVIIEAKTQLKSLHQKNLTKNRVLKKAHAAKTLQPGDTVYLTSYEQRGVLLQKMGSNAWQVQVGSIKMTVSSDQLEKVQAAKSSPPVIKTKVKANVKRTNEMPSGRLDLRGKRYEEAVCELDHFIDASLLANYPSAIIIHGFGTGTIRNLVQDTLRNNPRVTDFYFAPANEGGNGATIVNFQ, encoded by the coding sequence TTGAATACAAAAGTTTTAGAAATATTAGAATTTCCGAAGATAAAAGCCGCAATTGCGGCTTTTACTGTTACAGAACAAGGTCGTTCTAAGGTTGAGCGTTTAATTCCGCAAAAAAATCGTCAAATTGTTGAAGCTTCAATCGCTCAAACAACTGACGCTGTAAATGTTTTGCGGCTCTTTGGCGGCTTTCCAATCGCCGAGGTTGCAGATATTATGCCGATTATGGCACGACTTAGAAAACATGCGATTATTTCAGGGATGGAATTAAGTCAAATCCTCTTAATTTTTAGAATTAGCGACAATTTAAGACAGTTTAACGAAACTTTGGATGAAAGGGCAATTGAACTACTTTTTTTTAAAGAAAAGTTAGCAGAAGTTGAGATTGACGAGGAATTATATGCCCGCTTGAAGCGATCGGTTGATGAAGATGGTAATATCCTTGATCGAGCTAGTGGTGAATTAATGCAGATCAGAAAAAGAATTGTTAGTCTTCAAAACGAACAGAAAAAAAGACTCGATCACATTGTTCACGGGCCGGAAGCAAAATATCTAAGTGAATCACTTGTGACTGTTAGAAATGGGCGCCAAGTGATTCCAGTCAAAGCCGAACATAAAGCACATTTTGGCGGAATAGTTCACGATCAAAGCGCAACAGGGCAAACGCTTTTTATTGAACCGCAAGTCGTTTTGAATTTAAATAATGAACTTCAGTTAGTAATCCACCAGGAAAAAGAAGAAATTCAGAAAATTTTGAGTGAAATATCAACTGAACTTTTAGAAAATATTGAAGCGATTACTGATAACGCCCGTTTGATTTATGACTTGGATTTTGCGGAAGCTAAGGCCAAGTATGCTAAGGAAATCAACGCAACTTTACCGCTTATTTCTACCAAACAGGAAATTAAACTTAAATTGGCATTTCACCCGCTGATTGATCTTCAAAAAGTGGTCAAAAACGACTTTCGGTTGGGCGGAATTCATCGTCAAATGGTAATTACTGGTCCGAATACCGGTGGAAAAACTATTACTTTAAAAACGGTCGGATTGACCCAAATAATGGGACAGGCTGGTTTATATATTCCGGCTGCTGAAGAAAGCCAGATTGCAATTTTTTCTGATATTTTAGCTGATATTGGAGATGAGCAGTCGATTGAACAGAATCTTTCCACTTTTTCCTCTCATATGAAAAATATTGTCAATATTTTGCAGTCAAGCGATCAAGATTCCCTATTGCTTTTTGACGAAATTGGCGCAGGAACTGACCCAGAAGAAGGGGCGAGCATTGCAATTAGCATCTTAAATCATTTAAAAACTCAAGGTTGTTGCGTTCTTGCAACTACGCATTATCCTGAATTAAAGCTCTATGCCTACAATACGCCAGAGGTTGAGAATGCAAGCATGGAATTTAGTCTTGAATCTTTGTCACCAACTTATCATTTACTGATCGGGGTTCCGGGACATTCTAATGCTTTTGCAATTTCAAGACGACTGGGACTTTCAGAAGACATTGTTAAGAATGCTGAGCAATTGATGGACAATGACACAGTCGGTATTAACGAAATGTTAGACCATTTAGAAAATGATCGGAAGGAACTGGCGGCAAACAATGAAGCGGTCAAGGAAGAAAAAGAACGTCTAGCTGAACTTAAAGCCCAGCTAGCTTTAAAAAACGAGGAATTAGCTAATAATCGAGAGCATTTAATCCAACAAGCAAAAAAAGAGGCTGAAAGTATTGTGGCCCAGACTGAGCGAGAAAGTCAGCAAATTATTGAAAGTTTGCGCAATCAGAAAAATGGAGAACCGGTTAAAGATAACGTTATTATTGAGGCTAAAACTCAGTTAAAATCCCTCCATCAAAAAAATCTTACGAAAAATCGGGTGCTGAAAAAAGCTCATGCTGCCAAGACCTTGCAGCCAGGAGATACAGTTTATTTGACGAGTTATGAGCAACGAGGTGTTTTGTTGCAGAAAATGGGCAGTAATGCTTGGCAAGTACAGGTCGGCTCAATCAAGATGACAGTGTCTTCTGATCAATTAGAAAAAGTTCAGGCTGCCAAGAGCTCACCACCGGTCATAAAAACAAAAGTAAAAGCTAATGTAAAACGGACTAATGAAATGCCAAGCGGGAGGCTCGATTTGCGGGGTAAACGTTATGAAGAAGCAGTTTGTGAATTAGATCATTTTATTGATGCATCGTTATTAGCAAATTATCCTTCGGCGATTATTATTCATGGATTTGGAACGGGGACGATTCGTAATCTAGTTCAAGATACGTTAAGGAATAATCCGCGCGTGACAGATTTTTATTTTGCACCTGCTAATGAAGGTGGCAATGGCGCCACAATTGTTAATTTTCAATAA
- a CDS encoding CvpA family protein — protein MFSFLICGWIAYSIYFSVKRGFKLETIMFAGYVISGIAAIFFARLFWRVFSLYVPYSSVINEKPLYFYSKVNVFDVEESFYRIVTFMIFYFLFCLLMRFVEVFIKKLQFSETPTNLKVVTGVLGFMTGTFSLYLIFSALAMVPLSGLQNTLTHSFLVNGLIKGPFGWIFNQLWL, from the coding sequence GTGTTTAGTTTTTTAATTTGTGGTTGGATTGCGTATTCGATTTATTTTTCAGTTAAAAGAGGATTTAAGCTTGAAACAATTATGTTTGCTGGATACGTAATTTCGGGAATTGCAGCGATTTTTTTTGCGCGGCTTTTTTGGCGAGTTTTTTCACTTTATGTCCCTTATTCGTCAGTTATCAATGAAAAACCACTTTATTTTTACTCGAAAGTCAATGTTTTCGACGTCGAAGAATCGTTTTATAGAATTGTAACATTTATGATTTTTTATTTTTTGTTTTGCCTCTTAATGCGTTTTGTTGAAGTGTTTATTAAGAAGCTTCAGTTTTCTGAAACTCCCACTAATCTGAAAGTTGTGACAGGAGTACTAGGATTTATGACGGGTACATTTAGTCTTTATTTAATTTTTAGTGCTTTAGCAATGGTTCCGCTTAGTGGACTTCAAAATACGCTGACCCATTCTTTTTTAGTAAATGGTTTAATTAAAGGGCCATTTGGCTGGATTTTTAACCAGCTGTGGTTGTGA
- a CDS encoding DUF1292 domain-containing protein — translation MTDDKNFQDLGANLPENDEDFRKIVLVDDKGNTYDYTVLFTFDSEDYDKSYVIIYPTSEDESEILNLEAYSYTLDPNGSGTFGDLKAVEDEKELDMVEEVLNTFWDENGNDEGDS, via the coding sequence ATGACAGATGATAAAAATTTTCAAGATCTTGGAGCAAATTTACCAGAAAATGACGAAGATTTTCGTAAAATTGTTTTAGTTGATGACAAAGGAAATACATACGATTACACGGTGTTATTTACTTTTGATTCAGAGGATTACGACAAATCTTACGTTATTATTTATCCAACAAGTGAAGATGAGAGTGAGATTCTTAATCTCGAAGCATATTCTTATACCCTTGACCCAAATGGTAGCGGAACTTTCGGCGATTTGAAGGCTGTTGAGGATGAAAAAGAACTTGATATGGTTGAAGAAGTTCTTAATACTTTTTGGGATGAAAATGGTAACGATGAAGGCGATAGTTAA